The nucleotide sequence CTTCGCTATCCACGCCCCCGAACCACCAGTTCTCGGGCTGAATGACCATGATTGGTCCTTTTTCACATTGCTTGAGGCAGGTAGTGCCGCTCACCAGGCAGTCCAGGCCGCGATCCAGTATCTCTTCCTCGATGTATTGCAGAAAGCCATCGCTCTGTTTATGACAGATACCCTTTTTATCTCCTGCTGCACGAAAACTCTGGCAGAGTAATATCTGCCTCT is from Candidatus Electrothrix sp. GW3-4 and encodes:
- a CDS encoding (2Fe-2S) ferredoxin domain-containing protein, whose translation is MAVPERQILLCQSFRAAGDKKGICHKQSDGFLQYIEEEILDRGLDCLVSGTTCLKQCEKGPIMVIQPENWWFGGVDSEEAVDAILDGLEDGEPAADYLLES